AGAGAAAGCAGAAGATGATGTCAAGCAGCAGATGGAATTCAATATAAGAGAAACACAGATCCTTACTTATACTCCAACATCAAGCTGACCTTCATGACGAAAGGAACGACTGAGTAGAATGCAAAGCTTGCGACTGCGTAACCAAAGAAGGCCAATATCTGAAGATCAGTCAAAAGAACCTCAGATACAATATTGGCTTGAAAATAGTAAATAACAAATCAACTGGTCCTAACAAAATAAGGCACGAACCCCCAACATTTTCTAATTTGAGCAACAAGCATTCATAATCCAATCAATCACCTATTCCTCTTTGACTACATATCTTCACATGCCAAAGCATGTGAATATACCAAAAGGGGCATGAATTGTACCAAAAGAACCCTCATataactaacttatactagttTCCTGGTGAATATGCAATAATCCAAGGTTGCCTTCACATGACTTTGACTTGTTCATCCTCCAATAATGCAGCTGCAAACCTAGTTACTCACCCCTCTACAATGCGAACGTAGCAATCATTTTCAGATCGGTGTATTTTTGCACACTAAAGCATGTTTACTTCGTAAAATGTTAGTGAACATAGCCTAATCAATACAGCCTTAACTCTATATTAGGGAGAAAGGAATATTTTTCACCAACCATAACGATGCATATAAGTTTTCCTGCTTGAAATTGGAGCTCTTAGTGAACAAGCATATGCTTCGTTTCTCTCCCTATTTTTCAATTCCAAGTGGGAAGTATAACAGCGTTAAACTTCACATATAAATTTGGCAGTTAGTTGGGCCttcaaaaatttaattaaaaatagcTGGGATAGCATATCATTGCATTCACTGGACACGAGTCACATCAGTAGCACATTCACGTCCTTGAATATCATTTCTGTCCACATATATGCAGATAAACCAATTAGGTATTGGAATCAGATGTTAATTTCCATGACAACTGAAAAAATTTTATCACTATATCAATTGTTTATAAAGTTGCACTTGTGATTTCTCTGAATTCACAGCCAACGTGTTCTAAATAGCAACTCTCATCATAATGCATCAGTTAAAATCCGCACATCATAAAAAGACAAACTGTGGATTAGCTAAGGCAAGAAATATTTtgtcacataatttctaaggggGTTTTGCCAATTAATTGATGCCAGTAAAATGTCAGTCGAGAAGATTAAGCACATGATAGGCTAAATTTGACATAGGATCCCAGATAGAATCCTTAACCATAACGCAAACTTCAAGTTTGCTGGGAACAGAGAGGTTAGTGACACATCTGGTGTCCTTGTCTTGAAGTCAGTCAACAAAACAAACTGGTTCATATAGCTCTTTAGTCAACCAATTAAATGAACGAAAGGAGATGTATAGGTATATAATGCTTGAATACAAAGAAATCATCTAAATTCACTTACAATTTCTGCAGACCACTTTACAGATTCCAGACTCTTACGCTCCATGACAGCTCTGAAGGAGGATTATGGAAACACATACGAAGAGAAACTCTTTCCATCAAGATGATAGCAAGAGTGCTAAGAATTTATAATATGGAACTGCATAAGCTAGAACAATGCATCATCAGAAGAGAAGGATACATCTCCCCAATACTCACAAGCATTGCAAAAAGACTAAGTAGGGCAACCACTTCAACACGATCTTTTTTCTTCACACAAAATTCCTGTACATGTAAGATGTAAGATTAGATATAACTCTGCAGCTTCACATTTTGCATGTTTAGACTTCAGAAAGTAAGCAAGAAGCAAGAAGCAAAAATCTAGTGAAAACAACTATTAATCTTAAGTTGATAGCTGTTATCCTCGTAATATTTGCATGATGCACACAATCATGCAGAAAGTCCAGTATTTACTAACCTCGCCAACATTGCTCAATGCAAAGAAAACTGTGCCCGCAATTACAAGTATATCACCAAGAATAGGCCTTGAACCACCTGAAAACACAATGGTAGTCGTAGCAATACTAACAATGAATTGTGGCTATACAAGTTAGAGCAGTTATAATATTCTTGAGAcgtctccttttctttcttttacacTTTCTTTAAACAATACTCCACTTCAGTTCCATTAATTATAATGATTGCCTTGCAAGGACATCATAAAAAAAGGAAGACCTTGATGTTTACAGAAGTAATCATGCAGTATAGTCAGCTAAGTGATCAAACAATGCAGTCAATTTATGaacctcaaaagaaaaggaaaaattcttaaAGAAGAACAGATATATCACCTCCACCACCCACCGCAGCATCAGAAAGAAGAACCACAACGAGACCAGACACACAGACAGCTGCACCAAAGAACTGCCAGGGGCTATACCGGGTATCGAGGAATGTCCATGTCAGAATGATTACCCATGCTATTGTCCAACAATCCAGGATTGTCACGCTGGTAATTGATGAATACTGGTATGCTTTATTAACTGCAAGAGAGACATTAGAAGCTTATCACTCATAACACAAATGCAACACAGCAGAAACTGGCAGCCAAAACGAGTACTGACTATCGTGTATAAGAACGAATGGGATTACTAAGCTCTCCATGGAGTGTTATTGTGGCATCCGTCCTAATTCCAGCTATGTTCTCACagattttaattttactttttcattcCATAAGCTAAGAAATATCATTTGAGATTCCTTTTATCTTACGTAGGAATCATCAGTATCAAACAAGGAACTTTTATTTGTGTTCATATTGTTGTGCGGAACATGAGCAAGGCTAAGAATGTCATTTGCAACTCTTGCCGTAGGCCTCAGAGAGTAGCGGAGAAGGTAAGGTGGATTAGTTGTTGCTTACCAAGATAATTCCCTTGGACGTCAACAAAACCTAACAGAAGATACCAATACCAAGGGACCTGCAAACTCAACATGGTATGTGCCGATCACCATATGAAAGCAAGCAAATTAGTGTCAATCACAATCAGGTAATACCCAGGAAGCATGATTTAGCTAGAACCTTTACTTTCAAACTATAGGGAAATAGAAGCATAACATGTAGCAattgtcaagaaaatatagctaCCGATACTGTGTAAAGTCAACAGTCAACAGTACTTAACAAGCCAATTCTACCAGCAGTTTCTGTCGTCTGTAAATCAAGATGCCTCCATACACCAAAGTCAAGGCCGAGTAAGAGAAGAATGATAGAGTAAGAGGTGTATCTGCACCTGCACGATTTCCCCAAAAGATAAATTAAATTAGCGGAAAGTTATGACATTCAGATATTTGTCCACACTGAGAAGGGCCAATCCCatgaaaatcagaaaaatcttgaaACAGAACTAGCGAAATCCTCAGTAGACTCTGGGATACTttttaaaagaaacaagaaacttAGCAGTGCCATCAAGAAAAAGAATCTAAAGCCTGCTCAAATTGCAAAGGGC
The Coffea arabica cultivar ET-39 chromosome 6c, Coffea Arabica ET-39 HiFi, whole genome shotgun sequence genome window above contains:
- the LOC113691358 gene encoding uncharacterized protein — encoded protein: MNFSRRGKNKDMWRLVFLLFLGQVVSFVMALMSFTSSLIASLGADTPLTLSFFSYSALTLVYGGILIYRRQKLLVPWYWYLLLGFVDVQGNYLVNKAYQYSSITSVTILDCWTIAWVIILTWTFLDTRYSPWQFFGAAVCVSGLVVVLLSDAAVGGGGGSRPILGDILVIAGTVFFALSNVGEEFCVKKKDRVEVVALLSLFAMLVSIGEIAVMERKSLESVKWSAEIILAFFGYAVASFAFYSVVPFVMKMSGATLFNLSILTSDMWAVVIRIFFYKQQVDWLYYLAFALVFVGLIIYSKSEKNPAAAAAAAEDGDPNSQCRLLDEETTDFRNQAVSS